In Verrucomicrobiota bacterium, one genomic interval encodes:
- a CDS encoding glycosyltransferase family 39 protein, whose protein sequence is MTEHDTTSTQPQRPAWRVWLTRRHAFIVVLLLIVLFVQAAISAWQNSVTVDEFAHLPAGYMYWAKGSFDIYHRNPPLAKLWAALPLFRSSMDRAFMKQSFIWSVSFEFMYRNEAVYRTLFWRARIMIALLSVGLGYLVFRWSRELFGIAGGLLSLAVYALSPNVITHSSIVSTDLGAAATFTLACYALYRLAAKWTVWHLVFAGVTVGLAILTKFTGLMLLFVAPLVLVLVALLGRREPELEAAPWRTHLVRGLITLGVIVVASVIIVNAGYAFRGTLQPWSAYADEYGIIGALGESFLAPLAAPFPEAFVRGLAEQRAASVEEQFQFLWGTASDHGWWTYYAAAFLLKVPIATMGLLVLAVYAGMRRFDRRAFIFLVVPALFFFLVFSFGTRVNMGIRYMLPALTLMFILFGAIARDDAPAPLWRPAFLLMPALLVVWLAVEAAITCPQYLAYFNEFAGGHGERYLIDSNCDCSQDHIRLRRYLERHGIEEPYLATFGRVDAKVYGVAYKPLEPNTPVTGDVFISINLYSGYPYLTPNNGGHPIRVPRDGYAWLHDHKPLGKVGGSLYHFRIEPELDAPGRDANTHG, encoded by the coding sequence TGTTCGTCCAGGCGGCGATCAGTGCGTGGCAGAACTCCGTCACCGTGGACGAGTTCGCTCATCTGCCAGCGGGGTACATGTACTGGGCCAAGGGCAGCTTCGACATCTACCACCGCAACCCGCCGCTTGCGAAGCTCTGGGCCGCCCTGCCCCTGTTCCGCAGCAGCATGGACCGCGCCTTCATGAAGCAGAGCTTCATCTGGTCGGTGTCGTTCGAGTTCATGTACCGCAACGAGGCCGTGTACCGCACGCTGTTCTGGCGCGCGCGGATCATGATTGCGTTGCTTTCGGTCGGTCTCGGATATCTCGTGTTCCGTTGGAGCCGCGAGCTGTTCGGCATCGCCGGCGGGCTGTTGTCGCTCGCCGTCTACGCGCTGAGCCCGAACGTCATCACGCACTCGAGCATCGTGAGCACCGACCTCGGCGCGGCGGCCACGTTCACCCTTGCCTGCTATGCGCTCTACCGGCTTGCCGCGAAGTGGACGGTCTGGCATCTCGTGTTCGCCGGCGTCACCGTTGGGTTGGCGATCCTCACCAAGTTCACCGGCCTCATGTTGCTGTTCGTGGCGCCCCTGGTGCTCGTGCTCGTTGCGCTGCTCGGGCGACGCGAGCCGGAGCTCGAGGCCGCACCGTGGAGGACGCACCTCGTCCGCGGCCTGATCACGCTCGGCGTCATCGTCGTGGCGAGCGTAATCATCGTCAATGCCGGCTACGCCTTCCGGGGCACGCTGCAGCCGTGGAGCGCGTACGCCGACGAATACGGCATCATCGGCGCGCTCGGAGAGTCGTTCCTCGCGCCGCTGGCGGCGCCGTTTCCCGAGGCGTTTGTGCGTGGGCTGGCCGAACAGCGTGCCGCCTCGGTCGAGGAGCAGTTCCAGTTTCTCTGGGGCACCGCGTCCGATCACGGCTGGTGGACCTACTACGCCGCCGCGTTCCTGCTCAAGGTCCCCATCGCCACGATGGGCCTGCTCGTGCTTGCAGTCTATGCCGGGATGCGGCGCTTTGACCGGCGTGCGTTCATTTTTCTCGTCGTGCCCGCGCTGTTCTTCTTCCTCGTGTTCTCGTTCGGCACGCGCGTCAACATGGGCATCCGCTACATGCTGCCCGCGTTGACGCTTATGTTCATCTTGTTCGGCGCCATCGCGCGCGACGATGCGCCGGCGCCGCTGTGGCGGCCCGCGTTCCTCCTCATGCCGGCACTCCTCGTCGTCTGGCTTGCCGTCGAAGCGGCGATCACGTGCCCGCAGTACCTCGCCTACTTCAACGAGTTCGCCGGCGGCCACGGAGAACGTTATCTCATCGACTCGAACTGCGATTGCAGCCAAGACCACATCCGCCTGCGCCGCTATCTCGAACGCCACGGCATCGAAGAGCCGTACCTCGCCACGTTCGGCCGCGTCGACGCGAAGGTCTACGGCGTCGCCTACAAGCCGCTTGAACCGAACACGCCGGTGACCGGCGACGTGTTCATCAGTATCAACCTGTACAGCGGCTATCCCTACCTCACGCCGAACAACGGCGGCCACCCGATCCGCGTGCCGCGCGACGGCTACGCCTGGCTGCACGACCACAAGCCGCTCGGCAAGGTAGGCGGCTCCCTCTACCATTTCCGCATCGAGCCCGAACTCGACGCGCCCGGCCGAGACGCCAACACCCATGGCTGA
- a CDS encoding glycosyltransferase family 2 protein — protein sequence MRLSIIIPVYNERDSFDTLLAQVKAAPIGYEKEILVVDDCSQDGTRDVLARHDGVEGVRVFYHEMNWGKGAAIRTAQAHVTGDVVLIQDADLEYNPAEYPKLLAPIEGGKADVVYGSRFVGSEAHRVLYFWHMLANKGLTLLSNMLTNLNLTDMETCYKVFRAEVFQRITIAEHRFGFEPEVTAKVARLGVRVYEVGISYYGRTFAQGKKITWRDGLRALWYILKYNVFR from the coding sequence ATGAGACTTTCAATCATCATCCCGGTCTACAATGAGCGCGACAGCTTCGATACGCTGCTCGCACAGGTCAAGGCGGCGCCCATTGGGTATGAGAAGGAAATCCTCGTCGTCGATGACTGCTCGCAGGACGGTACGCGCGACGTCCTGGCTCGCCACGATGGCGTCGAGGGCGTGCGCGTGTTCTACCACGAGATGAACTGGGGCAAAGGCGCCGCGATTCGCACCGCGCAAGCGCACGTGACCGGCGACGTGGTGCTCATCCAGGACGCCGATCTCGAGTACAATCCAGCCGAATACCCGAAGTTGCTCGCGCCGATCGAGGGGGGCAAGGCCGATGTCGTCTATGGCTCGCGCTTTGTCGGCTCCGAGGCGCACCGTGTGCTCTATTTCTGGCACATGCTGGCGAACAAGGGGCTGACGCTGCTGTCGAACATGCTCACGAACCTCAACCTGACGGACATGGAGACATGCTACAAGGTCTTCCGCGCAGAGGTGTTTCAGCGGATCACAATCGCCGAGCATCGCTTCGGGTTCGAGCCGGAGGTGACGGCCAAGGTGGCGCGGCTCGGCGTACGCGTCTACGAGGTCGGCATTTCGTACTACGGACGCACGTTCGCGCAGGGGAAGAAGATCACGTGGCGCGACGGCCTCCGGGCGCTCTGGTACATTCTCAAGTACAACGTGTTCCGCTGA
- a CDS encoding B12-binding domain-containing radical SAM protein, with product MKILLGFVEVNQRFGALGLQHGLMSISAVLKQHGHEVALAYFSRAHELDEWPARLTEARPQVVGFYVAAEQAEQVGELINAVPRDGTFTIVGGPHATCFPQMLEKIDRLDAVCIGEGELTLLELVEALESGRDPATVEGLWVKREGEIVKTPPRPFIAEIDKLPVEDWDLFDVQQNIDRYGMGQMRVLASRGCPYKCTYCANHILAAAQPGRYVRFRSIDNLLDELKMLKARFTFEEIFFDDDIFMLDRRRLREFAERYPKEVGVPFICCGRVEVTNDETMQLLKQAGARRVDFGVEVGDEELRRTVLKRTMSNDEIIAAIECAQRAGLQVKTLNMVGLPGETPEKHMATVRLNQRLRTDVTNCSVFWPHPGTELYDLCVREGYVPADGHVPERYIAYRTCYLKLPGFPAKVVNRAYRLFCFRVFWRRNKLKALAYWLLYSRLGVALVGMLSRAKKKLRRVFKGM from the coding sequence ATGAAGATCCTGCTCGGATTCGTTGAGGTGAACCAGCGCTTCGGGGCGCTGGGACTTCAGCATGGGCTTATGTCCATCTCGGCGGTGCTCAAGCAGCACGGTCACGAGGTGGCCCTGGCGTATTTCAGCCGCGCGCACGAGCTCGACGAATGGCCCGCACGACTGACCGAGGCGCGGCCGCAGGTCGTCGGCTTCTACGTAGCGGCCGAGCAGGCCGAGCAGGTCGGCGAACTCATCAACGCCGTGCCGCGCGACGGCACGTTCACGATCGTCGGCGGGCCGCACGCGACGTGCTTCCCACAGATGCTCGAAAAGATCGACCGGCTCGATGCGGTCTGCATCGGCGAGGGCGAGCTGACGTTGCTCGAACTCGTCGAGGCACTCGAGAGCGGGCGCGATCCGGCGACGGTCGAGGGGCTCTGGGTCAAGCGCGAAGGCGAGATCGTCAAGACACCGCCGCGGCCGTTCATCGCCGAGATCGACAAGCTGCCGGTCGAGGACTGGGACCTGTTCGACGTGCAGCAGAACATCGACCGCTACGGCATGGGGCAGATGCGTGTGCTCGCCTCGCGTGGCTGTCCGTACAAGTGCACCTATTGCGCCAACCACATCCTCGCGGCGGCGCAACCGGGGCGCTACGTGCGCTTCCGCTCGATCGACAACCTGCTCGATGAGCTCAAGATGCTCAAGGCGCGCTTTACGTTCGAGGAGATCTTTTTCGACGACGATATCTTCATGCTCGACCGGCGGCGGCTGCGCGAGTTCGCCGAGCGATACCCGAAGGAAGTCGGCGTGCCGTTCATCTGCTGTGGGCGCGTCGAGGTGACAAATGATGAGACGATGCAGTTGCTCAAGCAGGCGGGTGCGCGGCGCGTCGATTTCGGAGTCGAGGTAGGCGACGAGGAACTCCGTCGCACGGTGCTCAAGCGGACGATGAGCAACGACGAGATCATCGCCGCTATCGAGTGCGCGCAGCGCGCCGGGCTGCAAGTCAAGACACTCAATATGGTCGGGCTGCCGGGTGAGACGCCCGAGAAGCACATGGCGACCGTGCGACTCAACCAGCGGCTCCGGACCGACGTGACGAATTGCAGCGTCTTCTGGCCGCATCCGGGCACGGAGCTGTACGACCTCTGCGTCCGCGAGGGGTATGTCCCGGCCGATGGGCATGTGCCCGAGCGGTACATCGCGTATCGGACGTGCTATCTGAAGCTGCCGGGATTTCCGGCCAAGGTGGTGAACCGGGCGTATCGCTTGTTCTGTTTCCGTGTGTTTTGGAGGCGCAACAAGCTCAAGGCGCTCGCGTACTGGCTGCTGTACAGCCGGTTGGGCGTGGCGCTCGTGGGCATGCTGTCGCGCGCAAAGAAGAAGCTTCGCAGGGTTTTCAAGGGAATGTAG
- a CDS encoding class I SAM-dependent methyltransferase, with amino-acid sequence MVERQKHAITGAAPDVETSSDGYARRFSGPVGEWFLGVQERACLDLVRPWRGGRVLDVGGGHAQVAVPLAREGYAVTVLGSTPACRERLDRATGRAGVEVAFETGSVVELPYADASFDVVVSFRLLAHVVGWRRLVGELCRVARHAVVVDYAPLASANVLTPLLFHVKKNVEKNTRHYLTFLEHDVRAAFRSAGYRVTGRVDEFLVPMVVHRAVGRPGWSARAEDVARRLGLTRLLGSPVILRAELGS; translated from the coding sequence ATGGTCGAGCGGCAGAAGCATGCCATCACCGGCGCGGCGCCGGACGTGGAGACGTCGTCTGACGGCTATGCCCGGCGTTTCTCAGGCCCGGTGGGCGAGTGGTTCCTTGGTGTGCAGGAGCGCGCGTGTCTGGATCTCGTGCGCCCCTGGCGCGGTGGCCGCGTGCTCGACGTGGGCGGTGGCCACGCGCAGGTGGCTGTGCCGCTGGCGCGGGAAGGCTATGCGGTGACCGTCCTCGGCAGTACGCCGGCGTGCCGCGAGCGGCTCGACAGGGCAACGGGCCGCGCGGGCGTGGAGGTGGCGTTCGAGACGGGCAGCGTCGTCGAGCTGCCGTACGCGGATGCGAGTTTCGACGTCGTTGTCTCATTCCGCCTGCTGGCGCACGTCGTCGGTTGGCGGCGGCTCGTGGGCGAACTGTGCCGGGTGGCGCGGCATGCGGTGGTCGTGGACTACGCGCCGCTCGCGAGCGCCAATGTCCTGACGCCGCTGCTGTTCCACGTGAAGAAGAATGTCGAGAAGAACACGCGCCACTACCTGACATTTCTCGAACACGACGTGCGGGCGGCATTCCGCTCGGCGGGGTACAGGGTGACCGGACGAGTCGACGAGTTTCTCGTGCCGATGGTCGTCCATCGGGCCGTCGGCCGGCCCGGCTGGTCGGCGCGTGCGGAGGACGTCGCGCGGCGGCTCGGGCTGACGCGGCTGCTCGGCTCGCCCGTGATTCTGCGGGCCGAGCTTGGCTCGTGA